The DNA region TGCTGCACTGCGCTCGAGCCCGGCGCCACGTACGACGTCGGCGCCATCACGCTCTGAGGTCGGTCTCCGGCGCCGGGCTCGGCTCCGGCTCCGACTCCGGCTCCGGCTCCGGTTCCGGCTCCGGTTCCGGCTCCGGCTCCGGCTCCGGCTCCGGTTCCGGCTCCGACTCCGACTCCGGCTCCGGCTCCGGCTCCGGCTCCGGTTCCGACTCCGGCCTCCGGCCCGGCCCGGGGTCGGCTCCGACTCCGGCTCCGGCTCCGGCGCCGGCTCCGGTTCCGACTCCGGCTCCGACTCCGACTCCGGTTCCGGATCCGGCTCCGACTCCGGCTCCGGCTCCTGACTCCGATCCCGATCCCGACCCCGACCCCGCTCCCGATCCCGACTCCGATCCCGATCCCGACTCCCGTTCCCAACCTCGATTCTCCGCTCTCGAAAGGAAACGTCCATGTCCTCGACCGCTCTCGTCGCCACCGCCCCCGCTCCCCTCGCCCTGAGCAACGGCGGCCTCATCGCCGGCAAGCTCAACGTCCGCCTCGGCAAGGTCGAGCTGACCGCCAGCGAGCTGCGGGTCCGCACCATCAGCCGCGTCTACCAGATGTTCGGCCTCATCGGCATGCTGCTGGGCCGCCGGGCCAAGGGCACGCTGGCGCTGACGATCGACCTGGGCCGCGTGCGCACCGTGGCCCGCGGCAAGCACGGCCTCAACAAGAAGATCCTCGACGTCACCGTCGACGATGGCCAGACCCACCGGGTCATCGTCGACGACTTCGATCGCTTCGGCGCCGCGCTGCGCGATCAGCTCGCGCGCCAGGGCGCCGCGGCGTGGCAGGTCGCGTGATCGGTCCGCGCGGCGCGTCCGCGCTGACGATGCGGCTATAGTGGCCGGAGATGGTAGCCAAGACGACCCGCCTCGATGTCCGCCCCCTGCGCAAGACCGACTACGCGGCCGTCGTCGAGCTCCAGCGCCGCTGCTTCCCCGGCATCGAGCCGTGGCTGCGCGAGCAGTTCGAGAGCCAGCTCCAGCTCTTCGGCGAGGGCCAGCTGTGCGTCGAGCTCGACGGCACGGTGGTCGCGACCTCGAGCACGCTGATCGTCGACGAGGAAGACTTCGGCGACTGGCACACGTTCAAGCAGGTCTCCGACGGCGGCTACATCCGCAACCACGACCCGGCCGGCGACACGCTCTACGGCATCGACATCGCGGTCGATCCCAGCAAGCGCGGCCTGCGCCTGGCCCGCCGCCTGTACGACGCGCGCAAGCAGCTCGCGACCGACCACAACCTGCGCGCGATCCTGATCGCCGGCCGCATCCCGGGCTACGGCGCCCACGCCGACCGGATGGCGGCCGACGAGTACGTCGCGAAGGTCGTGTCCAAGGAGCTCAAGGATCCGGTGCTGACGGCCCAGCTCGCCAACGGCTTCGCGATCCGCGCGGTCCTCAACGACTACCTGCCCAGCGACGTCGAGTCGCGCGGCCACGCCGTGTTCATGGAGTGGCTCAACCCCGAGCACCGGCCGTCGAAGGCCCGGGTCCAGGTCCGCTCGGTGCGGGTCAGCGCGGTCCAGTACCAGATGCGCCCGATCCGGACGTTCGACGAGTTCGCCCAGCAGGTCGAGTTCTTCGTCGACACCGCCGGCGAGTACAACATGGACTTCCTGCTGTTCCCGGAGATGGTGACCAACCAGCTCCAGGCCCTGGTCACCGCCGAGCGGCCCGGCCTGACCGCGCGGCGCCTGCACGAGTTCACCGACCGCTACCTCGAGCTGTTCACCAGCATGGCGATCAAGTACGCCGTCAACATCATCGGCGGCAGCCACCTCACCGTCGAGAACGGCAAGCTCTACAACGTCGCGTACCTGTTCCGCCGCGACGGCTCGATCGGCAAGCAGTACAAGCTCCACATCACGCCGTCGGAGGCGCGCTGGTGGGGCGTGTCGCCCGGCAACACCGTCGAGGTGTTCGAGACCGACCGCGGCAAGATCGCGATCCTCATCTGCTACGACGTCGAGTTCCCGGAGGCCGCGCGCATCGCCGCCGCCAAGGGCGCCAACATCCTGTTCGTCCCGTTCAACACCGACATCCGCTCGGGCTACCTGCGGGTGCGCTCGTGCGCGCTGGCCCGGTGCATCGAGAACGGCATGTACGCGGTCCTGGCCGGCCCGGTCGGCAACCTGCCGTTCGTCGAGGGCGCCGACATCCACTACGGCCAGGCGTGCATCCTGACGCCGTCGGATCTGCCGTTCGCGCGCGACGGCGTCGCCGAGGAGGCCACGCCCA from Myxococcales bacterium includes:
- a CDS encoding GNAT family N-acetyltransferase, which produces MVAKTTRLDVRPLRKTDYAAVVELQRRCFPGIEPWLREQFESQLQLFGEGQLCVELDGTVVATSSTLIVDEEDFGDWHTFKQVSDGGYIRNHDPAGDTLYGIDIAVDPSKRGLRLARRLYDARKQLATDHNLRAILIAGRIPGYGAHADRMAADEYVAKVVSKELKDPVLTAQLANGFAIRAVLNDYLPSDVESRGHAVFMEWLNPEHRPSKARVQVRSVRVSAVQYQMRPIRTFDEFAQQVEFFVDTAGEYNMDFLLFPEMVTNQLQALVTAERPGLTARRLHEFTDRYLELFTSMAIKYAVNIIGGSHLTVENGKLYNVAYLFRRDGSIGKQYKLHITPSEARWWGVSPGNTVEVFETDRGKIAILICYDVEFPEAARIAAAKGANILFVPFNTDIRSGYLRVRSCALARCIENGMYAVLAGPVGNLPFVEGADIHYGQACILTPSDLPFARDGVAEEATPNVETMVLHELDVEVLRRSRRTGTVRPLLDRRADLYEVRWREGGKFNKI